One Jannaschia sp. GRR-S6-38 genomic window carries:
- a CDS encoding TRAP transporter large permease, translating into MRALLDGVEIFTLSLWLSGLLLVLVLIGVRVAFAAAFIGFVGLCLFFMQKQGFDRGLVTAAKLAGQVPHSKSTTYALSLIPTFILIGYLAYYAGLTQYLFEAAKRWIGWTPGGLGVATVFATAGFAAVSGASVATSAVFARIAIPEMLKLGYDKRFAAGVVAAGGTLASLIPPSAILVIYAIIVEQSVGKLLLAGFLPGLVSALIYAGLVIGLARIRPSLGPAVTGFTWRQRFASLPGAMPILLVVFIIVYSIYFGWATPTEAGALGAGVVLAMALWQGMRWRDLQGALMEAAKLTVMIFAMIWGVLIYVRFLGFAKLPDAFADFITSLDMGPYWILLMILGAYVILGMFMDAIGMLILTLPITFPAVMALNGGVGAEPGALGMTNEEAAIWFGIIVVKMAELCLITPPIGLNCFVVAGVAQDAKMDISVQDVFRGASPFFVADVATVAVLIAFPGIVLWLPGLL; encoded by the coding sequence ATGCGCGCCCTGCTCGACGGGGTCGAGATCTTCACCCTGTCGCTGTGGCTGTCGGGCCTGCTTCTGGTGCTGGTGCTGATCGGCGTGCGCGTGGCCTTCGCGGCGGCCTTCATCGGCTTCGTCGGGCTGTGCCTGTTCTTCATGCAGAAGCAGGGCTTCGACCGCGGCCTCGTCACCGCCGCCAAGCTGGCGGGCCAGGTGCCGCACTCGAAATCGACGACCTACGCGCTCAGCCTGATCCCGACCTTCATCCTGATCGGCTATCTCGCTTATTACGCGGGGCTGACGCAGTACCTGTTCGAGGCCGCCAAGCGCTGGATCGGCTGGACGCCCGGGGGGCTCGGCGTGGCGACGGTCTTCGCAACCGCGGGCTTCGCCGCCGTCTCGGGCGCCTCGGTGGCGACCTCGGCGGTCTTCGCGCGCATCGCCATCCCCGAGATGCTGAAGCTGGGCTACGACAAGCGCTTCGCGGCCGGCGTCGTGGCGGCGGGCGGCACGCTCGCCTCGCTGATCCCGCCCTCCGCCATCCTCGTGATCTACGCGATCATCGTCGAGCAATCGGTGGGCAAGCTGCTGCTCGCGGGCTTCCTTCCTGGGCTGGTCTCGGCGCTGATCTACGCGGGGCTGGTGATCGGGCTCGCGCGCATCCGCCCCTCGCTCGGGCCCGCGGTGACGGGCTTCACCTGGCGCCAGCGCTTCGCGTCGCTGCCCGGCGCGATGCCGATCCTGCTCGTGGTCTTCATCATCGTCTACTCGATCTATTTCGGCTGGGCGACGCCCACCGAGGCGGGCGCGCTGGGCGCGGGCGTCGTGCTGGCCATGGCGCTCTGGCAGGGGATGCGCTGGCGCGACCTGCAGGGCGCGCTGATGGAGGCCGCCAAACTGACCGTGATGATCTTCGCGATGATCTGGGGCGTGCTGATCTACGTGCGCTTCCTGGGCTTCGCCAAGCTGCCCGACGCCTTCGCCGATTTCATCACCTCGCTCGACATGGGGCCCTACTGGATCCTGCTGATGATCCTGGGCGCCTACGTAATCCTCGGCATGTTCATGGACGCGATCGGGATGCTGATCCTGACCCTGCCGATCACCTTCCCCGCCGTCATGGCGCTCAACGGCGGCGTCGGCGCCGAACCGGGCGCGCTCGGCATGACGAACGAGGAGGCGGCGATCTGGTTCGGGATCATCGTGGTGAAGATGGCCGAGCTCTGTTTGATCACGCCGCCCATCGGGCTGAACTGCTTCGTCGTGGCGGGCGTGGCGCAGGACGCGAAGATGGACATCTCGGTGCAGGACGTCTTCCGCGGCGCCTCGCCCTTCTTCGTGGCCGATGTCGCGACGGTGGCCGTGCTGATCGCCTTCCCGGGCATCGTGCTCTGGCTTCCGGGGCTGCTCTAG
- a CDS encoding HpcH/HpaI aldolase family protein produces MTALKDRLASGEVLRGLWQNLPGPEAAEIAAAAGFDWLVLDGEHGPWDPGDIRRRLIAAPDAVVRVPMGEAWVVKQALDLGARAILVPMVDDAAQARAAVAACRYPPEGIRGMGAFVARAAMYGADPGYPARANAEISVWVQAESRAALADLDAICAVEGVDCVFLGPADLAADMGTTPADPAVHAALEDAIARIRASGRAAGIFAAEPARWIAAGANVVAMGSDGMVLMSGLRALLP; encoded by the coding sequence ATGACAGCGCTGAAGGATCGGCTCGCCTCGGGCGAGGTGCTGCGCGGGCTCTGGCAGAACCTGCCGGGGCCCGAGGCGGCCGAGATCGCCGCGGCCGCGGGGTTCGACTGGCTGGTCCTCGACGGCGAGCACGGGCCCTGGGACCCGGGCGACATCCGCCGCCGCCTGATCGCCGCGCCCGACGCCGTGGTGCGGGTGCCGATGGGCGAGGCCTGGGTGGTCAAGCAGGCGCTGGACCTGGGCGCACGCGCGATCCTCGTGCCGATGGTGGACGATGCGGCCCAGGCCCGCGCCGCGGTCGCCGCCTGCCGCTATCCGCCCGAAGGCATCCGCGGCATGGGTGCCTTCGTTGCGCGGGCGGCGATGTACGGCGCCGATCCGGGCTATCCTGCGCGGGCGAATGCCGAAATCTCGGTCTGGGTGCAGGCCGAAAGCCGCGCTGCGCTTGCCGATCTGGACGCGATCTGCGCGGTCGAGGGCGTCGATTGCGTCTTCCTCGGGCCCGCCGATCTGGCCGCCGACATGGGAACCACCCCCGCCGATCCGGCGGTCCATGCCGCGCTGGAGGATGCCATAGCGCGCATCCGCGCCAGCGGCCGGGCCGCGGGAATCTTCGCCGCCGAGCCCGCGCGCTGGATCGCGGCCGGGGCCAATGTCGTCGCGATGGGATCGGACGGGATGGTCCTGATGTCCGGGCTCCGGGCGCTGCTGCCGTGA
- a CDS encoding YaiI/YqxD family protein — MILVDADACPVKPEITEVAIRRNMQAIFVAGSFLRLTTHPLIKLYVAGEGFDAADDAIAEVARPGTVTVTADILLAERVIKAGGAALDPRGREFTERSIGETVATRDLMAELRPGMEGMTGGQGGGQRPFGPRDRAAFKNALDRILTRIARG, encoded by the coding sequence ATGATCCTCGTCGATGCCGATGCCTGCCCGGTGAAGCCGGAGATCACCGAGGTCGCGATCCGCCGCAACATGCAAGCGATCTTCGTGGCGGGCAGCTTCCTGCGGCTGACGACGCATCCGCTGATCAAGCTCTATGTCGCGGGCGAGGGGTTCGACGCCGCCGACGACGCCATCGCCGAGGTCGCGCGGCCGGGCACCGTCACGGTCACCGCCGACATCCTGCTGGCCGAGCGCGTCATCAAAGCGGGCGGCGCAGCGCTCGATCCGCGCGGGCGCGAATTCACCGAGCGCTCCATCGGCGAGACCGTGGCCACCCGCGACCTGATGGCCGAGCTGCGTCCGGGGATGGAGGGGATGACCGGCGGGCAGGGCGGCGGCCAGCGGCCCTTCGGCCCGCGCGACCGCGCCGCCTTCAAGAACGCGCTGGACCGAATCCTGACCCGGATCGCGAGGGGCTGA
- the trpE gene encoding anthranilate synthase component I, which yields MIAPDFASFEAAFETGANQVLWTRLPADLDTPVSLMLKLAEAQPFSFMLESVTGGEVRGRYSIVGMKPDLIWECRSETSRVNRAARWDPEAWEDAGAPLEAIRALLDESRIDLPADLPAASAGLFGYLGYDMIRLVERLPDVNPDPLGLPDAVLMRPSVVAVLDGVKGEVILVAPAWAAGGGSARAAYAQAAERLQDALSSLSRAVTEPRDMAEPFALAEPVSHFPKPAFLDAVARAKEYIAAGDIFQVVPSQRWSYDFPLPPFALYRALRRTNPSPFMFHFDLGGFQIVGASPEILVRVFGDEVTLRPMAGTRRRGATPEEDRALEADLLADEKERAEHLMLLDLGRNDVARVSRPGTVSPTETFVVERYSHVMHIVSNVTGRLSPDQDALSALLAGLPAGTVSGAPKVRAMQIIDELEPLKRGVYAGGVGYFSSNGDMDMCIALRTGVLKDGQLHVQAGAGIVHDSDPESEWQECVNKSRALKLAASEAGRFVGRGNR from the coding sequence GTGATCGCCCCCGACTTCGCCAGCTTCGAGGCCGCGTTCGAGACCGGCGCGAACCAGGTTCTCTGGACCCGGCTGCCCGCCGATCTGGACACGCCGGTCAGCCTGATGCTGAAGCTCGCCGAGGCGCAGCCCTTCTCCTTCATGCTGGAATCGGTGACCGGCGGCGAGGTGCGGGGACGCTACTCGATCGTCGGCATGAAGCCCGACCTGATCTGGGAATGCCGCAGCGAGACCAGCCGCGTGAACCGGGCCGCGCGCTGGGACCCGGAGGCCTGGGAGGATGCGGGCGCGCCACTGGAGGCGATCCGGGCGCTGCTCGACGAAAGCCGCATCGACCTGCCGGCGGACCTGCCCGCGGCCAGCGCCGGGCTCTTCGGCTATCTGGGCTACGACATGATCCGGCTGGTCGAGCGCCTGCCCGACGTGAACCCCGATCCGCTGGGCCTGCCCGACGCGGTGCTGATGCGGCCTTCGGTCGTCGCGGTGCTGGACGGGGTGAAGGGCGAGGTCATCCTCGTCGCGCCCGCCTGGGCCGCGGGCGGCGGCTCGGCGCGCGCGGCCTATGCACAGGCGGCCGAGCGGCTGCAGGACGCGCTGTCCAGCCTCAGCCGCGCGGTGACCGAGCCGCGCGACATGGCCGAGCCCTTCGCGCTGGCCGAGCCGGTCAGCCATTTCCCCAAGCCCGCCTTCCTCGACGCCGTCGCCCGTGCGAAGGAGTACATCGCGGCGGGCGACATCTTCCAGGTCGTGCCCTCGCAGCGCTGGAGCTACGACTTCCCGCTGCCACCCTTCGCGCTCTACCGCGCGCTGCGGCGCACGAATCCCTCGCCCTTCATGTTCCATTTCGACCTCGGCGGCTTCCAGATCGTCGGCGCGTCCCCCGAGATCCTGGTCCGCGTCTTCGGCGACGAGGTCACGCTGCGCCCCATGGCCGGCACCCGCCGGCGCGGGGCCACGCCGGAGGAGGACCGCGCGCTCGAGGCCGATCTGCTGGCCGACGAGAAAGAGCGCGCCGAGCACCTGATGCTGCTCGATCTGGGCCGCAACGACGTGGCCCGCGTCTCGCGCCCCGGGACGGTCAGCCCGACCGAGACCTTCGTGGTCGAACGCTACAGCCACGTGATGCATATCGTCTCGAACGTGACCGGTCGGCTCAGCCCCGATCAGGACGCGCTTTCGGCGCTGCTGGCGGGTCTGCCGGCTGGCACCGTCTCGGGGGCGCCGAAGGTCCGCGCGATGCAGATCATCGACGAGCTGGAGCCCCTGAAGCGCGGCGTCTACGCAGGCGGGGTCGGTTATTTCTCGTCCAATGGCGACATGGACATGTGCATCGCGCTCCGGACCGGGGTGCTGAAGGACGGCCAATTGCACGTGCAGGCGGGCGCCGGGATCGTGCATGACAGCGACCCCGAAAGCGAATGGCAGGAATGCGTGAACAAGTCTCGCGCACTCAAGCTCGCCGCCTCGGAGGCCGGGCGCTTCGTGGGGCGCGGCAACCGCTAG
- a CDS encoding sodium-dependent bicarbonate transport family permease, with protein MDILLGIAATILEQLQKPTLAFLIAGMVLAAAGSKLAVPDPAYKLIVMLLLLKVGLSAGISVREADLVALAVPALLAAAVGIAIVLLGAGSLARLRGVGREDALATAGLFGAVSASTLAAGMAMLDDAGIASEGFIGALYPFMDVAALVTAIVIAKLGMARNAAAAGAAGGTMALGGGPRLGGVEKGLVPGILAETARSPAISALLAGIGIGLFARPDAVFDSFYEPLFRGLLSILMLVMGMEAWARLSEMRRVAHAYLAYGLLAPLVHGLLGLGAGVAAHHLTGFSEGGIVLLAVMAASSSDISGPPTMRGALPGANPSAYVGTSTGLGTPVAILAIPLWIALAGWAVG; from the coding sequence ATGGACATCCTGCTCGGCATCGCCGCCACCATTCTCGAACAGCTGCAGAAGCCGACGCTGGCCTTCCTGATCGCGGGCATGGTCCTCGCGGCGGCGGGCAGCAAGCTGGCGGTGCCCGACCCGGCCTACAAGCTGATCGTGATGCTGCTTCTGCTGAAGGTCGGGCTCAGCGCCGGCATCTCGGTGCGCGAGGCGGATCTCGTGGCGCTCGCGGTCCCGGCCCTACTCGCCGCGGCGGTGGGCATTGCCATCGTGCTGCTGGGCGCCGGTTCGCTCGCGCGGCTGCGGGGCGTCGGCCGCGAGGACGCGCTGGCCACCGCGGGCCTCTTCGGCGCGGTCTCGGCCTCGACGCTGGCTGCCGGCATGGCGATGCTGGACGATGCCGGGATCGCATCCGAAGGCTTCATCGGCGCGCTCTATCCCTTCATGGACGTGGCCGCGCTGGTCACCGCGATCGTGATCGCGAAGCTCGGCATGGCGCGGAACGCGGCCGCGGCGGGCGCTGCGGGCGGCACCATGGCGCTGGGCGGCGGCCCGCGGTTGGGCGGGGTCGAGAAGGGCCTCGTCCCGGGCATCCTGGCCGAGACGGCGCGCAGCCCCGCGATCTCGGCGCTTCTGGCGGGCATCGGCATCGGCCTCTTCGCGCGGCCGGACGCGGTCTTCGACAGCTTCTACGAGCCGCTCTTCCGGGGCCTCTTGTCGATCCTGATGCTGGTCATGGGGATGGAGGCCTGGGCGCGGCTGAGCGAGATGCGCCGCGTCGCCCATGCCTATCTCGCCTACGGCCTGCTGGCCCCGCTGGTGCACGGGCTCCTAGGGCTGGGCGCGGGAGTCGCCGCCCATCATCTGACGGGCTTCAGCGAGGGCGGCATCGTGCTGCTGGCGGTGATGGCGGCCTCGTCCTCGGACATCTCGGGCCCGCCCACCATGCGCGGCGCGCTGCCCGGGGCGAACCCCTCGGCCTATGTCGGCACCTCGACCGGACTCGGCACGCCCGTCGCGATCCTCGCCATCCCGCTCTGGATCGCGCTGGCCGGATGGGCGGTGGGCTGA
- a CDS encoding C4-dicarboxylate TRAP transporter substrate-binding protein — translation MKILTTTSVAVLTLAFAGEALAVEWNASLWGTRRAFTEHVEKLSELVAERSGGEFTIDVNYGGLSNNRENLDGISIGAFEMAQFCAGYHRDKNRAITVLELPFLGVETLEQETAVSHTIYEHPAVAAEMAQWNARMLMTSPMPQYNIVGTGEPRDEVAEFDGMRVRATGGIGDMFASVGAVPTSVTSSEAYNAMESGVVDSVAFAQHAHLSFGTIDIADWWTENLNPGTVNCPVVVNIDAYNALSDEHRAILDEAVQDSIDYYLENYAELLEGWEATLAEKGVQKVTVAEAEIAKLRAGADPIHQAWIEEANANGLPGQELYDLTMQAIADNAPD, via the coding sequence ATGAAGATACTCACGACGACCTCCGTCGCCGTCCTCACGCTGGCCTTCGCCGGAGAGGCGCTGGCCGTGGAATGGAACGCCTCGCTCTGGGGAACGCGCCGCGCCTTCACCGAGCATGTCGAGAAGCTGTCCGAGCTGGTCGCCGAACGCTCCGGTGGGGAATTCACCATCGACGTGAATTATGGCGGGTTGTCGAACAACCGCGAGAACCTCGACGGGATCTCGATCGGCGCCTTCGAGATGGCGCAGTTCTGCGCGGGCTATCACCGCGACAAGAATCGCGCGATCACCGTGCTTGAGCTGCCCTTCCTCGGGGTCGAGACCCTGGAGCAGGAAACGGCGGTCAGCCACACGATCTACGAGCATCCGGCCGTGGCCGCGGAGATGGCCCAGTGGAACGCGCGGATGCTGATGACCAGCCCCATGCCGCAATACAACATCGTCGGCACCGGCGAGCCGCGCGACGAGGTGGCCGAGTTCGACGGGATGCGCGTGCGCGCCACCGGCGGCATCGGCGACATGTTCGCGAGCGTCGGCGCGGTCCCGACCTCGGTCACGTCCTCGGAGGCCTACAACGCCATGGAATCCGGCGTCGTCGACTCCGTCGCCTTCGCCCAGCACGCGCATCTGTCCTTCGGCACGATCGACATCGCCGACTGGTGGACCGAGAACCTGAACCCCGGCACCGTGAACTGCCCGGTCGTGGTCAATATCGACGCCTATAACGCGCTGTCGGACGAGCATCGGGCGATCCTCGACGAAGCGGTGCAGGACTCGATCGACTACTACCTGGAGAACTACGCAGAGCTGCTGGAAGGCTGGGAAGCCACCCTGGCCGAGAAGGGCGTGCAAAAGGTCACCGTGGCCGAGGCCGAGATCGCCAAGCTGCGCGCGGGCGCCGACCCCATCCACCAGGCGTGGATCGAGGAGGCGAATGCCAACGGCCTGCCGGGTCAGGAACTCTACGACCTGACGATGCAGGCCATCGCCGACAACGCACCGGACTGA
- a CDS encoding peptidylprolyl isomerase produces MAEERRKKKSNAVVWAVLALLILALGGFGIGSFGGSLSSVAEVGDREITVEDYGRALQNEQARLAQQTGQNLTMAQLQTFGIDRAVMERLLAEQALAWEAGQMGLSVGDAEVAERIRATPAFGGLDGGFDRDGYAFALRNAGLSEAEYEARVRDDVATELLQAAVLGGTESPEARVDALVAWLAETRDATLATVTVADLPAGITAPTEADLQAFYEENLTRFETPERREITYAWITPDLLVDAIEPDETALRELYEARADEYRQPARVLAERLAFPDAAAAEAARAAIAAGETDFDALVAERGLTLDDVDQGEIAADDVDAPVAEALFGLEDPGVVGPVETLLGPTLFRVYAILDPTEVPFEEARDDLAAEFAADAARRRIDAARDEIDDLLAGGATLEELAAETDLQLGSIGFDETVIDGIAGYDEFRAAALDVTEGDFPELETLSDGGLFALRLDGVTPPATPPLADIRDAVEAAWQADTLRRRLSERAEELAAAAELPGTPETLAGLGRDARLEGTPPALLDALFEAEPEAVFAVEGGADAAYVVRLDAVNEADLSDPETAELREALIASQRQEIATDLFSLYGRAVQARAGFTVDQQAVQAVQAQLLGQ; encoded by the coding sequence ATGGCCGAGGAACGCCGCAAGAAGAAGTCGAACGCCGTCGTCTGGGCGGTGCTGGCCCTGCTGATCCTCGCATTGGGCGGTTTCGGCATCGGCAGCTTCGGCGGCTCGCTGTCGTCGGTGGCCGAGGTCGGGGACCGCGAGATCACGGTCGAGGATTACGGCCGCGCGCTGCAGAACGAACAGGCGCGGCTGGCGCAGCAGACCGGCCAGAACCTGACGATGGCGCAGCTTCAGACCTTCGGCATCGACCGCGCCGTGATGGAGCGGCTGCTGGCCGAGCAGGCGCTGGCCTGGGAGGCGGGGCAGATGGGCCTGTCCGTGGGCGATGCCGAGGTGGCCGAGCGCATCCGCGCGACCCCGGCCTTCGGCGGGCTCGACGGCGGCTTCGACCGCGACGGCTATGCCTTCGCGCTGCGCAATGCGGGGCTGAGCGAGGCGGAATACGAGGCCCGCGTGCGCGACGACGTCGCGACCGAGCTTCTGCAGGCCGCCGTCCTGGGCGGGACCGAGAGCCCCGAGGCCCGTGTCGACGCGCTGGTCGCCTGGCTGGCCGAGACCCGCGACGCGACGCTCGCCACCGTGACCGTGGCCGACCTGCCCGCGGGCATCACCGCCCCCACCGAGGCGGATCTGCAGGCCTTCTACGAGGAGAACCTGACCCGCTTCGAGACGCCCGAGCGGCGCGAGATCACCTATGCCTGGATCACGCCGGACCTGCTGGTCGACGCGATCGAGCCCGACGAGACCGCCCTGCGCGAACTCTACGAGGCGCGCGCCGACGAATACCGCCAGCCCGCCCGCGTGCTGGCCGAACGGCTGGCCTTTCCCGATGCCGCGGCCGCCGAGGCCGCCCGCGCCGCGATCGCGGCCGGCGAGACCGATTTCGACGCGCTGGTCGCCGAGCGCGGCCTGACGCTCGACGATGTGGACCAGGGCGAGATCGCCGCCGACGATGTCGATGCCCCCGTCGCCGAGGCGCTGTTCGGGCTCGAGGATCCGGGCGTCGTCGGGCCGGTCGAGACGCTGCTCGGCCCCACGCTCTTCCGCGTCTACGCCATTCTCGACCCGACCGAGGTGCCCTTCGAGGAGGCGCGCGACGACCTGGCCGCCGAGTTCGCCGCCGATGCCGCCCGCCGCCGCATCGACGCCGCCCGCGACGAGATCGACGATCTGCTGGCCGGCGGCGCGACGCTGGAGGAGCTGGCCGCCGAGACGGATCTGCAACTGGGCAGCATCGGCTTCGACGAGACCGTGATCGACGGCATCGCCGGCTACGACGAATTCCGTGCCGCCGCGCTGGACGTCACCGAGGGCGACTTCCCCGAGCTGGAAACCCTGTCGGATGGCGGCCTTTTCGCGCTGCGCCTGGACGGCGTGACCCCGCCCGCCACCCCGCCGCTGGCCGATATCCGCGACGCAGTCGAGGCCGCCTGGCAGGCCGACACGCTGCGCCGCCGCCTTTCGGAGCGCGCCGAGGAGCTGGCCGCAGCGGCGGAGCTGCCCGGCACGCCCGAGACGCTGGCGGGGCTGGGGCGCGACGCGCGCCTCGAAGGCACGCCCCCCGCCCTGCTGGACGCGCTGTTCGAGGCCGAGCCGGAGGCCGTCTTCGCCGTCGAGGGCGGTGCCGACGCCGCCTATGTCGTCCGCCTCGATGCGGTGAACGAGGCCGACCTGTCCGATCCCGAGACGGCCGAGCTGCGCGAGGCGCTGATCGCCAGCCAGCGCCAGGAGATCGCGACCGATCTCTTCTCGCTCTACGGCCGCGCCGTGCAGGCGCGGGCGGGCTTCACCGTCGACCAGCAGGCCGTTCAGGCCGTGCAGGCCCAGCTTCTGGGCCAGTAG
- a CDS encoding aldose epimerase family protein, translated as MIRLSARGAHAVFEPGSGHLPELTIDGASVLWAAPWRDDPAVQSDAAIPWVDRRLGGSFVCAPFGRDDADGGPPHGLAANAPWRVTRAGPSALTARRRLSRGRVEARLALRDGHPALYQTHLLELDAPCSFAHHPVIHLSGGGRIRCSPKRAALTFDADEGAAFPRAARTEDYRFDGRDLRDYPAAPCEDFVALVEAAPGLAWTALERVAEADTILILKRAEQLPLTCLWISNGARQVAPWLGQTGILGIEDAACAGADGFAAALSGDTRLAAEGVPLVLPPGRHLIPHAILRLAGRHEITSVTPGDGVLHLATTAGAREVPFAPEHFA; from the coding sequence GTGATCCGACTCTCGGCGCGCGGCGCGCATGCGGTCTTCGAGCCGGGATCGGGGCACCTTCCGGAGCTGACGATCGACGGCGCGTCGGTCCTCTGGGCCGCGCCCTGGCGGGACGACCCGGCGGTGCAGTCCGACGCGGCGATCCCGTGGGTCGACCGGCGGCTGGGCGGCAGCTTCGTCTGCGCCCCCTTCGGCCGCGACGACGCCGATGGCGGGCCGCCGCACGGGCTGGCGGCCAATGCACCCTGGCGGGTCACCCGGGCGGGGCCCTCCGCGCTGACCGCGCGACGGCGGCTGTCGCGCGGCCGGGTCGAGGCGCGGCTGGCGCTGCGCGACGGGCACCCGGCGCTCTACCAGACCCATCTGCTGGAGCTCGACGCGCCCTGCAGCTTCGCGCATCACCCGGTGATCCACCTGTCCGGCGGCGGGCGAATCCGCTGCTCGCCCAAGCGCGCGGCGCTGACCTTCGACGCGGATGAGGGGGCGGCCTTCCCGCGCGCCGCGCGGACCGAGGATTACCGCTTCGACGGCCGCGACCTGCGCGACTATCCCGCCGCGCCTTGCGAGGATTTCGTCGCGCTGGTCGAGGCGGCCCCGGGCCTCGCCTGGACGGCGCTGGAGCGCGTCGCGGAGGCGGACACGATCCTGATCCTCAAGCGCGCCGAGCAATTGCCGCTGACCTGCCTGTGGATCTCGAACGGGGCGCGGCAGGTCGCACCGTGGCTGGGGCAGACCGGGATTCTGGGCATCGAGGACGCCGCCTGCGCGGGCGCGGACGGCTTCGCCGCGGCGCTGTCGGGCGACACGCGGCTGGCGGCGGAGGGCGTCCCGCTGGTCCTGCCGCCTGGCCGCCACCTGATCCCCCACGCGATCCTGCGCCTCGCCGGCCGCCACGAGATCACCTCCGTCACGCCCGGCGACGGCGTCCTGCACCTCGCCACGACCGCGGGCGCGCGGGAGGTGCCCTTCGCGCCGGAGCATTTCGCATGA
- a CDS encoding TRAP transporter small permease subunit, which translates to MSTPSSVLTDDSRLSRIDRALLRLEAFLNLMSGVVIFALVLLAIANVLLRKFLNAPVPGYIDWTEQFMAVFAFLGLAYVQREGGHIRMDLLVSKLRGRVLWLFEFLSVIFMLLVVTALIYGTWFHFLRSFDWNAPNWSSDSSIDIALPLWPAKLAVPVAFAILWLRLAIQIWAYGRGLRTGGEAIVAVPLPEDPAEQASKEAASVGVIAAGDDLYGGSRRG; encoded by the coding sequence ATGTCGACACCATCTTCCGTCCTGACGGACGACAGCCGCCTGTCCCGCATCGACCGCGCGCTTCTGCGGCTCGAAGCCTTCCTGAACCTCATGTCGGGCGTGGTCATCTTCGCGCTGGTCCTGCTGGCCATCGCCAACGTCCTCTTGCGCAAGTTCCTCAACGCCCCGGTGCCCGGCTATATCGACTGGACCGAGCAATTCATGGCCGTCTTCGCCTTCCTGGGCCTCGCCTATGTCCAACGCGAGGGCGGGCATATCCGCATGGACCTTCTGGTCAGCAAGCTGCGCGGCCGGGTGCTGTGGCTCTTCGAATTCCTGTCGGTGATCTTCATGCTTCTGGTCGTCACCGCGCTGATCTACGGCACGTGGTTCCATTTCCTGCGCAGCTTCGACTGGAACGCGCCGAACTGGTCGTCGGACAGCTCAATCGACATCGCGCTGCCGCTCTGGCCGGCGAAGCTGGCCGTGCCGGTCGCCTTCGCGATCCTCTGGCTGCGCCTCGCGATCCAGATCTGGGCCTATGGCCGCGGGCTGCGGACCGGGGGCGAGGCCATCGTCGCCGTGCCCCTGCCCGAGGACCCGGCGGAGCAGGCCAGCAAGGAGGCCGCCTCGGTCGGCGTGATCGCCGCAGGCGACGACCTATACGGGGGCAGCCGCCGTGGATGA
- a CDS encoding LysR family transcriptional regulator, whose protein sequence is MNRLNYHHLRYFHEVATEGHLGRAAERLNVSQSALSTQIRQLEARLGHELFDRTGRTLTLTEAGRIALDHAARIFGTGEELLASLREQGRAAPLRVGSQSTLSRNFQMRFLRPALEDGRWEIELRSGSTAVLLDGLRALALDVVLTTELPATAEEGLTAARVDEQAVGLHGVPERLRHGDLRGLLAGEPLILPTDAAIRAQAEALFARLDVRPRIAADVDDMAMVRLLAREGAGLAVAPAVVLADEIASGRVASAPYDLAIRIPFYAVTIRRRFPHPALADLLGG, encoded by the coding sequence ATGAACCGTCTGAACTACCATCACCTGCGCTATTTCCACGAGGTCGCGACGGAGGGGCATCTGGGGCGCGCGGCGGAGCGGCTGAACGTGTCGCAATCGGCGCTATCGACGCAGATCCGCCAGCTCGAGGCGCGGCTGGGCCACGAGCTGTTCGACCGGACGGGCCGGACGCTGACCCTGACCGAGGCGGGGCGGATCGCGCTGGACCACGCCGCGCGGATCTTCGGGACGGGCGAGGAGCTGCTGGCCAGTCTGCGTGAACAGGGGCGCGCGGCGCCGCTGCGCGTGGGCTCGCAATCGACGCTGTCGCGCAACTTCCAGATGCGCTTCCTGCGGCCCGCGCTCGAGGACGGGCGCTGGGAGATCGAATTGCGCTCCGGCTCGACCGCCGTGCTGCTCGACGGCCTGCGCGCCCTGGCGCTGGACGTGGTGCTGACCACCGAACTGCCCGCCACCGCCGAGGAGGGGCTGACGGCCGCGCGCGTGGATGAGCAGGCCGTGGGCCTGCACGGCGTGCCCGAACGCCTGCGCCACGGTGACCTGCGGGGCCTCCTGGCCGGCGAGCCGCTGATCCTTCCGACCGATGCGGCGATCCGCGCCCAGGCGGAAGCGCTGTTCGCGCGGCTCGACGTGCGTCCGCGCATCGCGGCGGATGTGGACGACATGGCGATGGTGCGCCTGTTGGCGCGCGAGGGCGCGGGGCTGGCCGTCGCCCCGGCGGTCGTCCTGGCCGACGAGATCGCCTCGGGGCGCGTGGCCTCGGCGCCCTACGACCTGGCGATCCGCATCCCGTTCTACGCGGTCACGATCCGGCGGCGCTTTCCGCATCCGGCGCTGGCGGACCTGCTCGGCGGCTAG